AACAGGCGGCTTGCCCGACAGCCGCGCGGCCAGGTCCAGCACTTTGTTGAGCAGGCCCGGATGGAGGAACACCAGCACGACCGGAACGGCGAGCCAAGTCCACTTCAGCAGCGGCTCGAAACTCCCGGCCAGTTCTGCCGGAAACAAGGCCAGGCCGACCACTGTTCCGGCCAGCAGCACCAGCACGTGGTTGAGCACGCTGCTTGCCGCGGCGTCCATGGCGCCGAGGCCCTCGCCGCGGGCCATCACTGCCATCCCGGCGATCTGCCAGACCTTGCCGGGAAGGTAGCGGCCCAGGTTGGAGATAAACCAGACATAGGCCGCGCGCCAGGGCTTGATCCAAACTCCGCCGATCGCCAGCACCACCATCCGCCAGATCTGGGTGTTGACCAGAAAGATCAGCGAAATGCCCAGCATCGAGAGCACGAACGGCAGCGGACGAAGCTCCCAGTCCAGTTCGCCGAGCTGGTGCCAGTTGAGTACCAGGTTGTGATAGATCAGGTAATAGCCGAGCACGAACAGGACCAGCACCTGGCCCGCGCCCACGGCGGCTTTTTTCCAGTTCACGATTTTCCCTACCAGTCATTCCGGTACGCGCACCAGCCGACAGCCCCGGCCAGCACCAGCAGGGACAGGATGCTGACCCTGCCGCCCCAGCAGAACGGCCGCGAGCGGTAGCTCATCTCTACTTCATGCCCGCCGGCCGGAACGTACACCGCCCTCATCGCCAGGTTGGCGCGGTAAACCCTGGCCGGCCGGCCGTCCACAGTCGCCTGCCAGAAGGGATGGTAGCTTTCGGCGAAATAGAGCAGGCATGGCTTCTGACAGTTCACCTTAAGACTGATTCTGTCATAGCCATGATAGACCGGCTCAACCGTTCCCTGCCCTGCGTCCACTCCGGCCAGCGACGAGGCGTCGAAATCCGGCGGCTCGTTGAGGATCAGGGTCACGCCGGGATCGAACGCCGGATCGTTGATCCTGTTCAGTACCGCGTCGTCGTCCTCGATAACTTCAAAAGCGCCGAACAGACGGTAGCGCTCCCAGGCGCCCGGATTACGGTAGAGTATCCTGGCCGTGCGCCCGTCCTCGAGCACTTTTTCCAGGAACGGGTATTCCCGCTCGAAAAACGGAGTGAGCCGGCTGTTGCGAAACATGATATGGTCGGCGGCCATCAGGTCCCAGAAGCGGTGGTGGATCGTGTTCGGCAAAGTAATCTGCGGGTTGCCAAGCTGTTCCTGCAGCGATTTCCAGAGACGGGGATCGCGGGCCAGGTTGCGCTGGGTATGGGTGCCGGACAGCTTCTCGAACCATTTCAGCCGCAGCGGCATACTGGCGTTGACCGTCGGTATCTTGAAAAAGAGCAGGCTGTTGTCCCAGTAATCGCTGTAACCCTCCCGGATAACCGGCGAAGGGTAAAAATAGACCCTGTGCTTTGTCAAATCCTGTGCTTGAAGGTGATCCACTATCTTGTTGCGGGAGTACACACTGTTCACATCGCCGGTGTTGAGCCAGTGACGGTCCATGCGCATCAGGTCCGCCCAGGTGAGCACGGCCAGCAGCACCACCAGCGCGACAAGCGGGATCACCCGCGATCTCCACATCCAGACCAGCCCGACTATCGCGCCGCCCACCACTGCGCTGATCAGGGCGGAGCGGATAATCTGCGGGTAGTAGCTCCTGAGCACGGCCAGGCGCGCCTGGCCAATTTTCTCCGGCAGCATCCCGGAGAGCATGTTGGGCAGGGCGTCCTTGCCCCCGCCGATCACCACCAGCACGATCCCCAGCGCTCCCAGGCAATAGAGCAGCACCTTGAAACCGCTCCCGGACGATTCCGCCTTTGCCTGGTCATCCCGGCCCTCTGCGCCCAGGACATAATCGATACCGTAGCCGGCCAGGGTAATCAGGCTGAACGCGAACACGAAAAACATCATATTGGGGCCGCGGAAGCTTTTCACCACCGGCAGCAGGTGGTAGGGCAGGCGGAAGAACGGGGTGTAGCCGCCGTAATTCCAGAGCAGGGCCGCCGCGGCGAGTCCGCTGAAAAACCAGACCTTGCGGTGGCGCCGCCTCGCCAGCGCCACCACCGCGAACATCAGCGGCAGCAGGCCCATGTATTCAGAGTGGAGCTTGAAACTTTCGGCGCTCCAGTAAGCGGCGGGCTCCCCGGTGAATCCCGGCACCACCAGCCCGGCAGTCTCGAGCGGGTGCATGCTGAAACTGGTGGCGTGCGCGTAGCCCTCATAGCCCAGGCCCAGGCCCTCCTGACGGTGGGCGAGCTGCCGGTTAACCGCTGTGGGGAAAAACTGCACCGCGGCCAGCGAGACAGCCAGCACGAATCCGGCGGTGTACATCAGACCCAGTCTAATAAACGGCCTGATTGACTTATCCTCGCGCCAGACTGCTACCAGGCGGTAGATGGCATATGCGGTCACGGCCAGGCAACTGAAATACATCATCTGCAACTGGGGGGTGAGAATCTGCAGCGCCACGACCAGACCCATCAGCAGGAACCAGATCAGCTTGCGGCGGTTGAACCCGCGTTCGAGGAAGAAAAACACCAGCGGAGTCAGCAGGATCACGAATATCCGGCCATCGTGGCCGCCGTGAAGGCCGCTGGCCACCCAGCCGGTGAACGTGAACGCCACCGCGCATAACGAGGCCGCTGCTTTGGAGAGGTTCAGCTCCCTGATCCAGAGGTAGCAGAACAGGCCGCCGAAGAGCATCATCAGCAGGAATGTCCAGCCGATAGCGCGGAACAGCGGCATGATGAAATACAGCAGGCTCAAGGGGTAAAACATCGGACCGGTCAAGCCGCCCGCGTAGGGAAGTCCGCAGAAACTCAGCGGGTTCCACAGCGGATAGCTCCCGCCGGCCATGACCGCATCGACACCGATCTTGCGTGTCTGCAACCCCTGGGTGATCATATCCGAGCCCAGCAGGATTGCATTTGAGTGGAAAATGAACTCGCGAAAATAGACGACCAGCGCCAGCAGCAGGAACCCACAGAGCGCCCAGAACAGGCGGTTGCCGGAGTCGAGCCCCGCCGGCAGGCTGAAATCCGGCTGTTTTAGCGGCGGCTTGTTGGCTCCGGACCTGTTTTTTTTCTTAGCGGCCATCAGGGTCGTCTCCGCAGATACTTCTTCGATATTCAATACAGGCGGGTATTTTCAACCGCCGCTGCTGACCTGTTTCTCCAACAGGGCCAGATCGTTGTCCACCATCTCGTTGACCAGCTCTTCCAGGGTCACATCGCAGCTCCAGCCCAGCTCCCGCCTGGCTCTTGATGAGTCGCCCACCAGCAGTTCCACTTCCGCCGGACGGTAAAATTTCTCGTCGATCCTGACGTATTTCTCCCAGTCGAGTCCGGCTCGCACGAACGCCATCTGGACGAACTCGCGCACGGACCGGGTCTGGCCGGTTGCGATCACGAAATCCCCCGGCTTCTCGCGCTGAAGCATCAGCCACATGGCGCGTACGTAATCGCGGGCATGGCCCCAGTCACGCTTGGCGTCAAGGTTGCCCAGACGGACCTCCGTAGCCAGCCCCAGCTTGATCCGGGCCACGTGGCGCGTGATCTTGCGGGTGACAAACTCGTAGCCGCGCCGGGGGGATTCGTGGTTGAACAGGATGCCGGTGGAACCGTGAATGTTGTAGGCGTCGCGGTAGTTGCGGGTCAGGTCGAAACCGACCACCTTGGTGATCCCGTAGGGCGAACGCGGATAGAACTGGGTTTTTTCGGTCTGCGGCACTTCGCGCACCTTGCCGAACATCTCGCTGCTGCCGGCGAAATAGAACCGGCAAGCGGGCGCTTTTTCGCGGACCGCCTCGAGCATGAAATGGGTACCGTTGATATTGGTATTGAACGTGCTGAATGCATCCTCGAACGAGTAGCTGACAAAGCTCTGGGCGGCCAGATGGTAGCACTCGTCCGGACTGATCTCCGCAACCGCGCTAAGGAGGCTGGGGTAACTTTCCAGCGAGGCGGAATGCAGGACGATATCGTCCAGGATATGGCTGATCCGGTGCATGCGGTGCTCGGGGTCTTCCAGGGCCACCCGCCTGACAATGCCGTGAACTTCGTAGCCCTTCTCCAGCAGGAACTCCGCCAGGTAACTGCCGTCCTGACCGGTGATCCCGGTGATCAACGCTTTGCGTTTCATAATCCGTATCCTCAATTCCCTGAATTTAGCGCCATCCGATTGACCCTACTAAAATAGCTAAACCATCGGCGAGGTAAAGATTATTGTGCCCCGGCCGCCGGTTCATTCTCCTCCCGCGGGCCGGTCAGCCGGCCGTAGAGCTCCAGCCACTGGCCGGTCAGTCTGTCCCAGTCGAACATTTTTTTCACATAATCATAACCCTGGTTACCAAGATTACCTGCAAGTTCCCTGTCTGTCATCAGACGGGCGATTGCCTCGGCCAGGGCCGCCGGGTCCTTCTCGGGAACCGCCAG
This window of the Candidatus Glassbacteria bacterium genome carries:
- a CDS encoding YfhO family protein, coding for MAAKKKNRSGANKPPLKQPDFSLPAGLDSGNRLFWALCGFLLLALVVYFREFIFHSNAILLGSDMITQGLQTRKIGVDAVMAGGSYPLWNPLSFCGLPYAGGLTGPMFYPLSLLYFIMPLFRAIGWTFLLMMLFGGLFCYLWIRELNLSKAAASLCAVAFTFTGWVASGLHGGHDGRIFVILLTPLVFFFLERGFNRRKLIWFLLMGLVVALQILTPQLQMMYFSCLAVTAYAIYRLVAVWREDKSIRPFIRLGLMYTAGFVLAVSLAAVQFFPTAVNRQLAHRQEGLGLGYEGYAHATSFSMHPLETAGLVVPGFTGEPAAYWSAESFKLHSEYMGLLPLMFAVVALARRRHRKVWFFSGLAAAALLWNYGGYTPFFRLPYHLLPVVKSFRGPNMMFFVFAFSLITLAGYGIDYVLGAEGRDDQAKAESSGSGFKVLLYCLGALGIVLVVIGGGKDALPNMLSGMLPEKIGQARLAVLRSYYPQIIRSALISAVVGGAIVGLVWMWRSRVIPLVALVVLLAVLTWADLMRMDRHWLNTGDVNSVYSRNKIVDHLQAQDLTKHRVYFYPSPVIREGYSDYWDNSLLFFKIPTVNASMPLRLKWFEKLSGTHTQRNLARDPRLWKSLQEQLGNPQITLPNTIHHRFWDLMAADHIMFRNSRLTPFFEREYPFLEKVLEDGRTARILYRNPGAWERYRLFGAFEVIEDDDAVLNRINDPAFDPGVTLILNEPPDFDASSLAGVDAGQGTVEPVYHGYDRISLKVNCQKPCLLYFAESYHPFWQATVDGRPARVYRANLAMRAVYVPAGGHEVEMSYRSRPFCWGGRVSILSLLVLAGAVGWCAYRNDW
- a CDS encoding GDP-mannose 4,6-dehydratase, with protein sequence MKRKALITGITGQDGSYLAEFLLEKGYEVHGIVRRVALEDPEHRMHRISHILDDIVLHSASLESYPSLLSAVAEISPDECYHLAAQSFVSYSFEDAFSTFNTNINGTHFMLEAVREKAPACRFYFAGSSEMFGKVREVPQTEKTQFYPRSPYGITKVVGFDLTRNYRDAYNIHGSTGILFNHESPRRGYEFVTRKITRHVARIKLGLATEVRLGNLDAKRDWGHARDYVRAMWLMLQREKPGDFVIATGQTRSVREFVQMAFVRAGLDWEKYVRIDEKFYRPAEVELLVGDSSRARRELGWSCDVTLEELVNEMVDNDLALLEKQVSSGG